One region of Flavobacterium sp. GSB-24 genomic DNA includes:
- a CDS encoding ATP-binding protein — MQKEIIVLLGGPGTGKSTLINELVARGFCCYPEISRQVTMKAQQEGIEQLFLEQPLLFSEMLLEGRIEQYQNALEEPDNVVFIDRGIPDVVAYMDYIGDEYPERFTKACEDYKYSKTFILPPWEEIYQSDTERYENFEQAVKIQEHLIETYKKYGYELIEVPKDTVENRILYILDKI, encoded by the coding sequence GTGCAAAAAGAAATCATAGTCTTACTTGGCGGTCCTGGTACTGGAAAATCAACACTTATTAACGAATTGGTAGCTCGTGGCTTTTGCTGCTATCCTGAAATCTCAAGACAGGTAACCATGAAAGCGCAGCAGGAAGGTATCGAACAACTGTTTTTAGAACAACCGCTTTTGTTTAGCGAAATGCTTCTGGAAGGCCGCATCGAACAATACCAAAATGCTCTTGAAGAACCTGATAATGTAGTTTTTATAGACAGAGGAATTCCCGATGTTGTAGCCTACATGGATTATATTGGAGATGAATATCCAGAGCGTTTTACAAAGGCTTGTGAGGATTATAAATATTCTAAAACTTTTATTCTGCCGCCTTGGGAAGAAATTTACCAAAGCGATACAGAGCGTTACGAAAATTTTGAACAAGCGGTTAAAATTCAGGAACATCTTATTGAAACCTATAAAAAATATGGTTACGAATTGATTGAAGTTCCAAAAGATACGGTTGAAAACAGAATTCTTTATATCTTAGATAAAATTTAG
- a CDS encoding ACT domain-containing protein — protein sequence MEGEINLNTILENLNPVLNAGEYVFTKVDSIDHIAFSKILFLFKEKEGITVVLEKRFAEELNLTFSYIASWITLEVHSSLAAVGLTAAFSQALGNANISCNVVAAYLHDHIFIDKNDALKAMEVLLKLKQENKNSL from the coding sequence ATGGAAGGCGAAATAAATTTAAACACTATTCTAGAGAATCTTAATCCTGTTCTTAATGCAGGAGAATATGTTTTTACAAAAGTAGATTCTATAGACCATATCGCCTTTTCAAAAATTTTGTTTCTATTTAAAGAGAAAGAAGGAATTACTGTTGTCCTAGAAAAGCGTTTTGCAGAAGAGCTTAATCTTACTTTCTCCTACATCGCTTCTTGGATTACTTTAGAAGTTCATTCTTCTTTAGCTGCTGTAGGTTTGACCGCTGCATTTTCTCAGGCACTAGGAAATGCCAATATTAGCTGCAATGTAGTTGCTGCCTATTTACACGACCATATATTTATTGATAAAAATGACGCTCTAAAAGCAATGGAAGTATTGCTAAAATTAAAACAAGAAAATAAAAATTCTTTGTAA
- a CDS encoding DUF4249 domain-containing protein → MNRLKKYSTMNKALALLTLFLALSFTSCEDVVNLDLETGETRLVIDAEIIWKKGTAGNEQTIKISKTAPYYNDTTPKVSGAQVRVENSNGDVFTFTESEAGVYKCNNFVPVIDMDYKLFVEAEGQSFTATEKLTSVTPITKVEQAIVPDFGGEDVIELTFYYTDPADQVNFYLTDYQSEFLIFPEYEITNDEFYNGNEISTRFSDEDMKSGNTVKITHRGVSKNFFNYMKLILEASNSNPFSVPPGNIRGNIINTNNANNYAMGYFRLCEADQVDYLVK, encoded by the coding sequence ATGAACAGATTAAAAAAATATAGTACAATGAACAAAGCGCTGGCATTACTAACACTTTTCCTGGCTTTGTCTTTTACTTCTTGTGAAGATGTTGTAAACCTTGATTTGGAAACTGGCGAAACAAGATTGGTAATTGATGCTGAAATTATCTGGAAAAAAGGAACTGCCGGAAACGAGCAAACTATAAAAATCAGTAAAACGGCTCCTTATTACAACGATACAACACCAAAAGTTTCGGGAGCTCAAGTGCGTGTTGAAAATAGTAATGGTGACGTTTTTACTTTTACTGAATCTGAAGCGGGGGTTTATAAATGCAATAATTTTGTTCCAGTAATCGATATGGATTATAAATTATTTGTTGAAGCCGAAGGACAAAGTTTTACAGCAACTGAAAAACTAACTTCTGTAACGCCAATTACTAAAGTAGAACAAGCCATTGTTCCAGATTTTGGCGGAGAAGATGTGATCGAACTAACTTTTTATTATACTGATCCAGCAGATCAAGTGAATTTTTATTTAACCGATTATCAAAGTGAGTTTTTAATTTTTCCAGAATACGAAATCACAAACGATGAATTTTATAATGGAAATGAAATCAGTACAAGGTTTTCCGATGAAGATATGAAGTCAGGAAATACGGTAAAAATTACACACAGGGGTGTTTCTAAAAACTTTTTCAATTACATGAAATTAATTTTAGAAGCTTCAAATTCAAATCCGTTTTCTGTTCCTCCTGGAAACATTCGCGGGAATATAATCAATACCAACAATGCCAATAATTATGCAATGGGTTATTTTAGACTTTGCGAAGCTGATCAAGTTGATTATTTGGTGAAGTAA
- a CDS encoding ATP-dependent DNA helicase RecQ, with product MLGAQDILLKYWKHDSFRPLQKEIIDSVLEGQDTFAVLPTGGGKSICFQVPAMMQEGICLVISPLIALMKDQVMNLHKREIKAIALTGGIHTEEIIDLLDNCQFGNYKFLYLSPERLQSDWILERIKNLPINLIAIDEAHCVSQWGHDFRPAYLKISELKKFFPKIPFLALTATATPRVIEDIRTQLELKNPRHFQQSFERKNIAYMVFEVEDKLYRTEQILKKNPQPSIIYVRNRKSCLNISSQLQSLGFTATYYHGGLSSKEKDKNMQLWMSEQAQVIVATNAFGMGIDKDNVKTVIHTQLPENLENYYQESGRAGRNGEKAFSVLLHNNSDATQTEQQFLSILPDKKFLKTMYVKLCNYFQIAYGEGLDDSFSFKLNHFCNKYDFPTLKTYNALQFLNQQGIITMSQEFSEKINIQFLIESKEVIRYMSLNPNDEEIILAILRTYPGVYEVKSNLNLGLIAKKSNRSEEQVTALLEKLKEKEIIEYKSKNNDATILFNEVREDDHTINRVSKYLEKQNQVKKEQLLSVLHYIKDTKTCKNRLVLDYFGEETNENCGICSYCITQKGKITEADSIADKILSLLKTASLTSREIENQIKMDTKDIISALQELLENNHIIIQANNKYTLKS from the coding sequence ATGCTCGGAGCACAGGATATTCTTCTAAAATACTGGAAACACGACAGTTTTAGACCGTTGCAAAAAGAAATTATCGATTCTGTTCTTGAAGGACAGGATACTTTTGCTGTGCTTCCGACCGGGGGCGGAAAATCGATTTGTTTTCAGGTGCCCGCGATGATGCAGGAAGGAATCTGCTTGGTAATTTCTCCTCTTATTGCCTTGATGAAAGATCAGGTAATGAATTTGCATAAGCGAGAAATTAAAGCAATTGCTCTTACAGGAGGTATTCATACTGAAGAAATCATAGATCTTTTGGACAACTGCCAGTTTGGTAATTATAAATTCCTTTATCTTTCGCCAGAGCGTTTACAATCGGATTGGATTTTGGAGCGAATTAAAAATCTTCCTATAAATTTAATCGCTATTGACGAGGCACATTGTGTTTCGCAATGGGGACATGATTTTAGACCCGCCTATCTTAAAATCTCGGAATTGAAGAAATTCTTTCCGAAGATTCCTTTTTTAGCTTTAACGGCGACAGCAACTCCTAGGGTTATTGAAGACATTAGAACGCAGTTAGAATTAAAAAATCCGAGACATTTTCAACAATCTTTTGAGCGAAAAAACATTGCTTACATGGTTTTTGAAGTCGAAGATAAATTATACCGCACGGAACAAATTCTTAAAAAAAATCCGCAGCCTTCTATAATATATGTCCGAAACCGCAAGTCTTGTTTGAACATTTCTTCGCAATTGCAATCTTTAGGATTTACGGCGACGTATTATCACGGCGGACTTTCGTCTAAAGAAAAAGACAAAAACATGCAGTTGTGGATGTCTGAGCAAGCACAGGTTATCGTGGCTACAAATGCTTTTGGAATGGGAATTGACAAAGACAATGTTAAAACCGTTATACATACCCAGCTTCCAGAAAATTTAGAAAATTATTACCAAGAATCTGGAAGAGCGGGACGAAATGGCGAAAAAGCTTTTTCGGTTTTACTCCACAATAATTCTGATGCAACACAAACGGAGCAGCAGTTTTTAAGTATCCTTCCCGACAAGAAGTTTCTGAAAACAATGTATGTCAAACTTTGCAACTATTTTCAAATTGCTTACGGAGAAGGTTTAGATGATTCTTTTTCGTTTAAACTGAATCATTTTTGCAACAAGTACGACTTCCCTACCCTTAAAACATACAATGCATTACAATTTTTGAATCAGCAGGGAATTATTACCATGTCTCAGGAATTCTCGGAAAAAATCAACATTCAGTTTTTGATTGAATCCAAAGAAGTTATTCGATACATGAGTTTGAATCCTAATGACGAGGAAATTATATTGGCAATTTTGCGAACTTATCCAGGAGTATATGAGGTAAAATCAAATCTGAATCTGGGATTGATTGCTAAAAAATCGAATCGTTCTGAAGAGCAGGTTACAGCACTTTTAGAAAAATTAAAAGAAAAAGAAATTATAGAATACAAGTCTAAAAACAACGACGCTACTATATTATTTAATGAAGTCCGCGAAGACGATCATACTATAAATAGAGTTTCGAAATATTTAGAAAAACAAAATCAAGTTAAAAAAGAACAGCTTTTGTCTGTTTTGCATTATATAAAAGACACTAAAACCTGTAAAAACAGATTGGTTTTGGATTATTTTGGTGAAGAAACGAATGAAAACTGCGGTATTTGTTCGTACTGCATTACCCAAAAAGGAAAAATAACAGAAGCCGATTCGATTGCTGATAAGATTCTATCTTTACTAAAAACTGCTTCTTTGACTTCGAGAGAAATTGAAAACCAAATAAAAATGGACACCAAAGACATTATTTCGGCTCTTCAGGAATTACTCGAAAACAATCATATTATCATACAAGCGAATAATAAATACACTTTAAAATCATAA
- a CDS encoding YqgE/AlgH family protein, translated as MISEKLKKGHLLIAEPSIIGDLSFNRSVILLADHNKEGSIGFIINKPLKYTINDLIPEIEANFKIYNGGPVEQDNLYFIHNIPELIPNSVEISNGIYWGGDFESTKDLINDGSISKNNIRFFLGYTGWDENQLENEMQGNSWIIADNNYKNKIIGKSTTHFWKEQIIELGGDYLIWSNAPENPYLN; from the coding sequence ATGATTTCAGAAAAATTAAAAAAAGGACACCTGCTTATTGCCGAGCCTTCAATAATTGGAGATTTATCATTTAACAGATCGGTAATTTTATTAGCAGACCATAACAAAGAAGGATCAATAGGTTTTATCATTAATAAACCATTAAAATATACTATTAATGATTTAATACCTGAAATTGAAGCCAACTTCAAGATATATAACGGAGGCCCTGTAGAGCAAGACAACCTTTATTTCATTCATAATATTCCAGAATTAATCCCAAACAGTGTTGAGATTTCTAATGGAATTTATTGGGGAGGTGATTTTGAGTCAACCAAAGACTTAATAAATGACGGATCTATTAGTAAAAATAATATTCGTTTTTTCTTAGGCTATACCGGCTGGGACGAAAATCAGCTCGAAAATGAGATGCAGGGAAACTCTTGGATTATTGCTGATAATAATTACAAGAATAAAATTATCGGTAAATCTACTACTCATTTTTGGAAAGAGCAGATTATTGAACTTGGAGGCGACTACCTTATTTGGTCTAATGCACCGGAAAATCCATATCTGAATTAA
- a CDS encoding HU family DNA-binding protein → MNKSELIDAIAADAGITKAAAKLALESFLGNVGTTLKKGGRVSLVGFGSWSVSSRAARDGRNPQTGKTIKIAAKNVVKFKAGAELEGAVN, encoded by the coding sequence ATGAACAAATCAGAATTAATCGATGCTATCGCTGCTGATGCAGGAATCACAAAAGCTGCGGCGAAATTAGCTTTAGAGTCTTTTTTAGGTAATGTAGGAACTACTTTGAAAAAAGGTGGAAGAGTTTCATTAGTAGGTTTTGGATCATGGTCAGTATCTTCAAGAGCTGCTAGAGACGGTAGAAACCCTCAAACAGGAAAAACTATCAAGATCGCAGCTAAAAATGTTGTAAAATTCAAAGCTGGTGCTGAATTAGAAGGTGCAGTGAACTAA
- a CDS encoding START-like domain-containing protein, whose translation MDSKIRYEIEFPINSSPQLLYQYISTPSGLSEWFADNVNSRGEFFTFIWNDSQEKARLASKKTGEKVKFKWVDESSKDTEYFFELHILVDELTKDVSLMVVDFADREEIGEAKQLWENQISDLKHLIGSV comes from the coding sequence ATGGATTCAAAAATACGTTACGAAATCGAGTTTCCGATCAATTCTTCGCCGCAATTATTGTATCAATATATATCAACTCCGTCAGGTTTATCAGAATGGTTTGCTGACAATGTTAATTCAAGAGGTGAATTTTTTACTTTCATCTGGAATGATTCGCAGGAAAAAGCACGCTTGGCTTCAAAAAAAACAGGAGAAAAAGTTAAGTTTAAATGGGTAGATGAGAGCAGTAAGGATACTGAATACTTTTTTGAACTTCATATTTTAGTCGATGAATTGACTAAAGATGTATCGCTTATGGTGGTCGATTTTGCTGATAGAGAAGAAATCGGCGAAGCTAAACAATTGTGGGAGAATCAAATCTCAGATCTAAAACATCTTATAGGATCTGTTTAG
- the fmt gene encoding methionyl-tRNA formyltransferase: MEKLRIIFMGTPEFAVGILDTIIKNNYDVVGVITAADKPAGRGQKIKYSAVKEYALANNLNLLQPTNLKDENFLAELKALNANLQIVVAFRMLPKVVWEMPSLGTFNLHASLLPNYRGAAPINWAIINGETKTGVTTFFIDDKIDTGAMILNSEIAIEPEENAGQLHDRLMHLGSSTVIDTLKVIENGNVTTTIQEDNAEIKTAYKLNKENCKIDWTKSGAEINNLIRGLSPYPASWCFLKDQNEELNIKIYEAKLISEAHSYEVGKLISTKKEIKIAIKDGFIQLLSLQFPGKKRMLASEILNGVSFSDVAKVY, encoded by the coding sequence ATGGAGAAATTGAGAATTATATTTATGGGAACTCCAGAATTTGCTGTAGGCATTTTGGATACCATTATAAAAAACAACTATGATGTTGTCGGCGTAATAACAGCTGCAGATAAACCAGCAGGACGCGGACAAAAAATAAAATATTCGGCTGTAAAAGAATATGCGCTTGCCAACAATTTGAACTTATTACAGCCAACTAATTTAAAAGACGAAAATTTCTTAGCAGAATTGAAAGCTTTAAATGCCAATTTACAAATTGTAGTTGCGTTTAGAATGCTGCCAAAAGTAGTTTGGGAAATGCCAAGCTTAGGAACATTTAATCTTCACGCTTCCTTACTTCCAAATTATCGTGGTGCTGCTCCTATTAACTGGGCGATTATTAATGGAGAAACTAAAACTGGTGTTACAACTTTCTTTATTGATGACAAAATTGATACTGGCGCCATGATTTTAAATTCTGAAATCGCAATTGAACCAGAAGAAAATGCAGGACAATTACACGATAGATTAATGCATTTAGGAAGTTCTACCGTAATTGATACTTTGAAAGTTATTGAAAACGGAAATGTAACTACTACTATTCAAGAAGATAATGCAGAAATCAAAACTGCTTATAAATTGAATAAAGAAAACTGCAAAATAGATTGGACAAAATCTGGAGCAGAAATCAATAATCTAATTCGAGGCTTGAGCCCGTATCCTGCTTCTTGGTGTTTTTTAAAAGACCAAAATGAAGAACTGAACATTAAAATATATGAGGCAAAATTGATTTCGGAAGCCCATTCTTACGAGGTTGGAAAATTAATTAGTACTAAAAAAGAAATCAAGATTGCAATAAAAGATGGCTTTATTCAGTTATTAAGTCTACAATTTCCAGGAAAAAAGAGAATGCTTGCTTCAGAAATATTAAATGGAGTCAGTTTTTCAGATGTTGCAAAAGTGTATTAA
- a CDS encoding carboxypeptidase-like regulatory domain-containing protein: MSAQSVTITVDQNVTLKEFFKQIENQTDYKFAFTDQIDTGKKYFTQKNTFKQTTIEKLISELNKTASLQFSIAGNNIFVKQKAQSPKTTTKKKSRLKGQILDDEKQPVIGANVYITELQTGTVTDINGKYSIEVPNGAYTVSISYVGFQNKERQININDDTTLNFNIESDSQQLGEVIVMNNKAVDVKTTQMSVNRLSMQEIKKIPVAMGEPDPLKSILTLPGVTNAGEASSGFNVRGGAADQNLILLDGAPVYADSHMFGFFSIFNADIVNGLDLYKGGIPSKFGGRVSSVLDVTQQTGDFENYKVNGGIGIISSRLLVQGPIQKEKSSFILSGRASYAHLFMKLADNKNSAMFYDLNAKFNYRFNPNNTLSFSSYLGNDLFDINERFSSTYGSTMGILSWKHKFSDRLNSNLSGFYSDYKFNLGLSTENFEWESSISSYGLKYAWNYQTSEKFKINYGIDGLYYNFNPGVVQPTSSDSQFNYKQLDKKYALETSAYIDFENQITEKLNFRYGLRYSSFYRLGGEEISTYENGQAVVFNPLYKIYEEGTPTGTINYKKGQAISTFNNFEPRAALSYAFNDETSVKASYNRMAQYIHILSNTQSPLPMSIWTPSGPFTKPQLLDQYAMGYFQNFKDGDYSFEGELFYKKVQNRIDYIDGADVLANNNIEQVILNGKARSYGLELLFRKNAGNFTGWVSYTLSRAEQKTVGRTPEEPGIANGDWYLSGYDKLHNLSVVGSYELNPKWSFNGNFTLQSGQPVTYANGYYEFGGINVPNYSLRNENRLPLFHHLDVAATYTPKPDKKKGWQSYWVFSLYNIYNRKNAASMSFTTNDDTGANETRRLSIFGIVPGISYNFKF; encoded by the coding sequence ATGTCCGCTCAAAGCGTTACGATAACTGTAGATCAAAATGTCACTTTAAAAGAATTCTTCAAGCAAATTGAAAATCAAACCGATTATAAATTTGCTTTTACAGATCAAATCGATACTGGGAAAAAATATTTTACTCAAAAAAATACTTTTAAGCAGACTACTATTGAAAAACTTATTTCAGAATTAAATAAAACTGCCTCTTTACAATTTTCTATAGCAGGCAATAATATTTTTGTGAAACAGAAAGCTCAAAGTCCTAAAACGACGACCAAAAAAAAAAGCAGGCTAAAAGGTCAGATTCTTGATGATGAAAAACAACCTGTTATTGGCGCCAACGTTTATATCACAGAATTACAGACCGGCACTGTAACGGATATCAATGGAAAATACAGCATCGAAGTTCCGAATGGAGCTTACACCGTTTCGATTAGTTATGTTGGTTTTCAGAATAAGGAAAGACAGATAAATATTAATGATGATACTACCCTAAATTTCAATATAGAATCAGACAGTCAGCAATTAGGTGAAGTAATTGTAATGAATAATAAAGCTGTTGATGTTAAAACCACTCAAATGAGTGTGAACAGACTTTCGATGCAGGAAATTAAAAAAATTCCTGTGGCAATGGGCGAACCAGACCCTTTAAAATCGATCTTAACTTTACCTGGAGTTACGAATGCCGGAGAAGCTTCTTCTGGTTTTAATGTCCGCGGTGGTGCAGCCGATCAGAATTTGATTCTTTTAGACGGTGCTCCTGTTTATGCTGATTCGCATATGTTTGGATTCTTCTCGATTTTTAATGCTGACATTGTTAATGGTTTAGATTTATATAAAGGCGGAATTCCATCAAAATTTGGAGGACGTGTTTCTTCTGTTTTAGACGTTACACAGCAAACCGGCGATTTTGAAAATTATAAAGTTAACGGAGGAATCGGAATTATTTCCAGCCGACTTTTGGTTCAAGGGCCAATACAAAAAGAGAAAAGTTCGTTCATCCTTTCCGGGCGTGCTTCGTATGCGCATTTGTTCATGAAACTGGCAGATAATAAAAACTCTGCCATGTTTTATGATTTGAATGCTAAATTCAATTACCGTTTTAATCCTAATAATACGCTTTCTTTTTCTAGTTATTTAGGAAATGATTTATTCGATATCAACGAACGTTTTTCGAGTACTTACGGAAGTACAATGGGTATTTTAAGCTGGAAACATAAATTTTCTGATCGTTTAAACAGTAATCTTTCTGGTTTTTATAGTGACTATAAATTCAACTTAGGACTTTCTACAGAAAATTTCGAATGGGAAAGCAGCATCAGCAGTTACGGACTAAAATATGCTTGGAATTACCAAACATCAGAAAAATTCAAAATCAATTACGGAATTGATGGTTTGTACTATAACTTCAATCCGGGAGTTGTACAGCCAACAAGTTCAGATTCTCAGTTCAATTACAAACAGCTGGATAAAAAATATGCATTAGAAACTTCTGCTTATATCGATTTTGAAAATCAAATTACAGAAAAACTGAATTTCCGTTACGGACTTCGTTACAGTTCATTTTATCGTTTAGGCGGCGAAGAAATCAGTACTTATGAAAATGGTCAGGCTGTAGTATTTAATCCGCTTTATAAAATTTATGAGGAAGGAACTCCAACGGGAACAATAAATTACAAAAAAGGACAAGCCATAAGCACCTTTAATAATTTTGAACCAAGAGCTGCTTTGTCTTATGCTTTTAATGATGAAACTTCTGTAAAGGCAAGTTATAATAGAATGGCGCAGTACATTCATATTTTATCAAACACACAGTCTCCCCTGCCTATGAGCATCTGGACTCCAAGCGGCCCTTTTACTAAACCTCAGCTTTTGGACCAATACGCCATGGGTTATTTCCAAAATTTTAAAGACGGTGATTATTCTTTTGAAGGAGAATTATTCTATAAAAAAGTTCAAAACCGTATCGATTATATTGATGGAGCCGATGTTTTGGCCAACAATAATATTGAACAAGTAATCCTGAACGGTAAAGCCAGATCTTACGGACTGGAATTGTTATTTAGAAAAAACGCTGGTAATTTCACAGGATGGGTTTCTTATACTTTATCTAGAGCAGAACAAAAAACCGTTGGAAGAACGCCTGAAGAACCAGGAATTGCAAATGGCGATTGGTATTTATCTGGATATGACAAACTTCATAATTTAAGTGTTGTAGGAAGTTACGAACTGAATCCGAAATGGTCTTTTAATGGAAATTTCACTTTACAGTCGGGTCAGCCGGTTACGTATGCCAATGGATATTATGAATTTGGCGGCATCAATGTTCCTAATTATTCTTTAAGAAACGAAAACAGATTACCTCTTTTCCACCACTTGGATGTTGCCGCAACTTACACTCCAAAACCAGACAAAAAGAAAGGATGGCAAAGCTATTGGGTATTCAGCCTTTATAATATTTACAACAGAAAAAATGCTGCTTCTATGAGTTTTACAACTAATGACGATACAGGAGCAAATGAAACCAGAAGACTTTCGATCTTCGGAATTGTACCTGGAATTTCTTATAATTTTAAATTTTAA
- a CDS encoding FecR family protein, whose product MEKENLDEEFKKLWNETPASHSESTKEASWEEFQAKAFPKKRKIKLWRYYAAASVLLFVLIGTGIYFNNNSVTETAVLAGNVIENTTQKIKYVVLPDNSKVELSPNSKISYGDNFALNRKIEIDGEAYFKVKKDKQHPFQVFCNETTTTVLGTSFIVKESNQKEVTVELYEGSVQMNVNGQEQKWILKPGEKFIYGNQTAAVTVFSRFIDFDNAKLSALGTYVEENYGYKVNIPQEYSTQKITIRINKKEDLNTIVQLIAEMYNLNFEINEDLKQITFQ is encoded by the coding sequence ATGGAAAAGGAAAATTTAGACGAAGAGTTTAAAAAGTTATGGAATGAAACTCCAGCTTCTCATTCAGAAAGCACAAAAGAAGCTTCTTGGGAAGAATTCCAAGCAAAAGCTTTTCCTAAAAAACGAAAAATTAAACTTTGGCGCTATTATGCAGCGGCATCTGTTTTACTTTTTGTTCTTATCGGAACTGGAATTTATTTTAACAATAATTCTGTAACAGAAACAGCTGTTCTGGCAGGAAATGTAATTGAGAATACTACTCAGAAAATAAAATATGTAGTCCTGCCGGATAATTCAAAAGTAGAATTAAGTCCAAATTCTAAAATTTCTTATGGAGACAATTTTGCTTTAAACAGAAAAATTGAAATTGATGGTGAAGCTTATTTTAAAGTTAAAAAAGACAAACAGCATCCTTTTCAGGTTTTTTGTAATGAGACTACAACAACGGTTTTAGGAACTTCTTTTATAGTGAAAGAATCGAATCAAAAAGAAGTAACGGTTGAATTGTATGAAGGAAGTGTCCAGATGAACGTAAACGGTCAAGAACAAAAATGGATATTAAAACCTGGCGAGAAATTTATTTACGGAAATCAAACTGCGGCAGTTACCGTCTTCAGCCGTTTTATAGATTTTGACAATGCTAAATTAAGCGCTTTAGGAACTTATGTCGAAGAAAATTATGGTTACAAAGTAAATATCCCTCAAGAATATTCTACTCAAAAAATTACCATTCGAATCAACAAAAAAGAAGATTTAAATACAATTGTACAATTAATAGCAGAAATGTATAACCTAAATTTTGAAATAAATGAAGATCTAAAACAGATTACTTTTCAATAA
- a CDS encoding aminotransferase class IV: MINFNGNIAQEDSNILTQNRAFLYGDGIFETVKIINGKILFLEDHYFRLMASMRVVRMMIPMNFTMEYFEEQILNLVKEQGISSSARARITVFRNDGGLYLPKTNEISFLIKAAPLENTSYAVNTNEYEVDLYKDFYLTKQLLSSLKTTNKMIHITGSIYAHENDLANCLLLNDSKNVVEALQGNIFMVTGKKLITPPVSEGALNGIMRKQILALAKKVEGIEVSEEIISPFDLQKADELFLTNVIMGIQPITKYRKKEFKTNLAHLLVQKLNESISEN; encoded by the coding sequence ATGATTAATTTTAACGGAAATATAGCGCAGGAAGATAGTAACATATTAACTCAAAACCGCGCTTTTCTATACGGTGACGGCATTTTTGAAACAGTAAAAATAATCAATGGAAAAATCTTGTTTCTTGAAGATCATTATTTTAGATTAATGGCTTCTATGCGCGTGGTTAGAATGATGATTCCAATGAATTTTACAATGGAATATTTCGAAGAGCAAATCCTTAATTTAGTAAAAGAGCAAGGTATTTCCTCTTCGGCTAGAGCAAGAATAACTGTTTTTAGAAATGACGGAGGTTTATATCTTCCTAAAACCAATGAAATTTCTTTTTTAATCAAAGCAGCGCCACTTGAAAACACTTCCTACGCAGTTAATACAAACGAATATGAAGTAGATTTATATAAAGATTTCTATTTAACGAAACAATTATTATCGTCTCTTAAAACGACTAATAAGATGATTCATATTACAGGAAGTATTTATGCCCACGAAAATGATCTTGCTAATTGCCTTTTGCTAAATGACAGTAAAAATGTGGTAGAAGCACTTCAAGGGAATATTTTTATGGTAACAGGAAAAAAACTAATAACGCCTCCAGTTTCAGAAGGTGCTTTAAACGGAATAATGCGTAAACAAATTTTGGCATTAGCCAAGAAAGTAGAAGGCATAGAAGTTTCTGAGGAAATAATTTCACCGTTTGATCTTCAAAAAGCAGATGAATTATTCCTGACAAATGTAATCATGGGAATACAGCCGATAACCAAATATCGAAAAAAGGAGTTTAAAACTAATCTGGCTCATTTATTAGTGCAGAAATTAAATGAATCCATTTCTGAAAATTAA
- a CDS encoding sigma-70 family RNA polymerase sigma factor: protein MDNKKFILSLKKGNEAAFKEVYFTYYDKLINIAKRFNLTVLTPEDFVQESFLRLYNKRELLNEDVLLDKQLYTICKNIILNHINRENKIVQLDTFQADILEEQDSDLGIFEERQEKLQSFINQLPEQQQKIFTLHKLENLSYKEIAAITDLSEKTIANHIYLASKFIRKKIENH, encoded by the coding sequence ATGGACAATAAAAAGTTTATTCTTAGTTTGAAAAAAGGGAATGAAGCCGCTTTTAAAGAGGTTTACTTCACTTACTACGATAAACTGATAAATATTGCCAAGCGTTTTAATCTGACAGTCCTTACGCCCGAGGACTTTGTTCAAGAAAGTTTTTTACGACTCTACAATAAAAGAGAATTACTTAACGAAGATGTTCTATTGGACAAGCAATTGTACACTATCTGCAAAAACATTATTCTCAATCACATTAACAGAGAAAATAAAATAGTTCAGCTTGACACTTTTCAAGCTGATATCTTGGAAGAACAAGATTCTGATTTAGGAATTTTCGAAGAAAGACAAGAAAAACTACAAAGCTTCATTAATCAGCTTCCAGAACAGCAACAAAAAATATTTACTTTACACAAACTGGAAAACCTTAGCTATAAGGAGATTGCAGCAATCACGGATCTTTCTGAAAAGACCATTGCCAATCATATTTATCTCGCCAGTAAATTTATTCGAAAAAAAATCGAAAACCATTAG